Within Fusobacterium periodonticum ATCC 33693, the genomic segment ACTAATTTTCTTTTCTATACCATTCATATTTCCAAGTGTAAATTCTGTTGAACCTCCACCTATATCAAAAACTAAAATATTTTCTTTAAAATTCTTATCAAAAGAGCTTATAACCCCTTTAAAATTTATATAGGCTTCTTCATCTCCACTGATACAATTAATTTTTATTTTAGCTTCATCATAAACTTTTTTAATAAAATAATCTCTATTAGATGAATCTCTAGTTGCAGAAGTTGCAAAGCAAATAATGTCTTTTTCTTCTATAGAATATTCATCTATTGTTTCTCTATATTTTTTTAGACATTTTAAAGTTCTTTCAATAGCTTCTTCCTTTAAGAATTTATTTTTATTTACATCTTCTCCAAGTTTAACTATCTCTAAATCTTTATAAATCTCCTTTTTAAAAATAATCTCATTATCAATTTCTTTAACTTCAGCTATAAATAATCTGCAAGAATTTGTACCTATGTCAATACTTGCTCTTAAAAAATTATTTTTGTACTTATCTATAATCTTTATAATTTCATCTTCTTTAACTTCTGTTTTAGATAAATTCCCTTGAGCATCTAATATAATTGTTATGATTTTATTAAAAGAGTTCTTTTTATCCTTTCTCATTAAAGGAATAAACTTATCACTATCTAAGTAGATTAAATCAGTATCTATATTAAATAGATTAAAAATGTTTCTAGCTCTTTCTAAGTAGGCTTCATCAATTTGTCCCCTCAAAAGCGAAAGCTCTAAATCAAAAATTATTCCCTTAGCAACAGCTTCACCATGAGTATATGCCTTATATGCAAAGAAACTTTCTAGAGCATGAGCATAAGTATGACCTAAGTTTAAAAAGGCTCTTTCTCCTTTTTCAAAAGGATCTATATCCACATAATGTTTTTTTATTCTTATAGATTGCTCTACAATATTTTCTAAGACTTCATTATCCAAAGCTTTTATTTTTTCAACATTATTTTCTATATACTCTAAATATTTCTTATCTTTTGTTAGAAAAGAATGTTTTAAAAGCTCTCCCATTCCAGACTTAAATTCTCTTTCTTCTAAAGTTTTTAAAAATTCAACATCTATTAGTACTCTATATGGACTTTTAAAGCTCCCTATCATATTTTTACACTTAGGGTGATTTATAGCAACCTTTCCTCCAACACTTGCATCTACTTGTGCCAGAAGTGAAGTAGGCACTTGTATGAACTCTATTCCTCTCATATAAGTAGCTGAAATATAGCCTCCCATATCACAAATAACTCCACCACCAAGACTAATAACTAAAGATTTTCTTGAAAAATTATTTTCAAGCATAAAATCATAAACCAACAATATACTTTCAATATTTTTGTATTCTTCTCCATCTTTAATTGTAAAATAAAAGATTTTATCTTTTTCTATTAAAGTTGACTTAAACTTTTCAAAATACAAGTCAGCTATTGTTTCATTTGAAAAAACTAAAATCTTATCAAAATCTCTTGTATAATCATTTAATTTTGAAATTATATTTGAACCAACATATATATCATCAAAAATTTTCTTCATTTTTATTTTTACTCCAATATTTTAAATATAATTAGTAATATATATTATAGCATATTTTACATATTAAAATAATTTAGCTAAATAATATCCTATATAAATACCAAGAAGAGATAGTACAACAGTTCCTAATGAATATAATAAAGCCAAGAAATATTCATTCTTTTCTATCAGTTGCACTGTTTCAAGTGAAAAAGTTGAAAATGTTGTAAATCCTCCACAAAGTCCCGTTGTTAAAAATAGAACTAATCTATGATCTAAAACTTTTATATTTTTACTAAAAAATGATACAAAGCCAATTACTATTGCCCCTATTATATTTATAAAGATTGTTTTATTAGATGATATAGGAAGAAAGGAAAAACTATACCTCAATATAGCTCCCAAAGCTCCTCCTAAACCAACATATAAAAATTTAAACATAAAATCTCCTATTTAAAAAGTTCTTAATTGATTTAAAGAAAAGTCCCATTCAGGTGTGATAAGTACATCTTTTCCCTTTAATGAATACCACACACCTAAGTTTCTATCACTAGGA encodes:
- the aroB gene encoding 3-dehydroquinate synthase, coding for MKKIFDDIYVGSNIISKLNDYTRDFDKILVFSNETIADLYFEKFKSTLIEKDKIFYFTIKDGEEYKNIESILLVYDFMLENNFSRKSLVISLGGGVICDMGGYISATYMRGIEFIQVPTSLLAQVDASVGGKVAINHPKCKNMIGSFKSPYRVLIDVEFLKTLEEREFKSGMGELLKHSFLTKDKKYLEYIENNVEKIKALDNEVLENIVEQSIRIKKHYVDIDPFEKGERAFLNLGHTYAHALESFFAYKAYTHGEAVAKGIIFDLELSLLRGQIDEAYLERARNIFNLFNIDTDLIYLDSDKFIPLMRKDKKNSFNKIITIILDAQGNLSKTEVKEDEIIKIIDKYKNNFLRASIDIGTNSCRLFIAEVKEIDNEIIFKKEIYKDLEIVKLGEDVNKNKFLKEEAIERTLKCLKKYRETIDEYSIEEKDIICFATSATRDSSNRDYFIKKVYDEAKIKINCISGDEEAYINFKGVISSFDKNFKENILVFDIGGGSTEFTLGNMNGIEKKISLNIGSVRITEKFFLENGRYNYSEENRNKAKEWIKENLEKLKEFKNESFILVGVAGTTTTQVSVREKMEVYDSEKIHLSNLTTEEISDNLDLFIKNIKNDKNVKGLDTKRRDVIIGGTIILKEILKYFKKDSLVVSENDNLMGAILEGVNENDRCSK
- the crcB gene encoding fluoride efflux transporter CrcB, whose product is MFKFLYVGLGGALGAILRYSFSFLPISSNKTIFINIIGAIVIGFVSFFSKNIKVLDHRLVLFLTTGLCGGFTTFSTFSLETVQLIEKNEYFLALLYSLGTVVLSLLGIYIGYYLAKLF